A window of Cryptomeria japonica chromosome 3, Sugi_1.0, whole genome shotgun sequence contains these coding sequences:
- the LOC131037373 gene encoding pentatricopeptide repeat-containing protein At1g08070, chloroplastic, with protein MTMQINSMPSTSRINLKPRALWAKKIYTHINDTRLTFPTNFFSHRTFFNMYAKCGSLVDARNAFEHRTDTDVFSWNMMIGQYRRHGFPQQALTLFQQMQLSEARPDQFTFSTILPACADTKSLKNGRQIHGKVIRCGFQSDLIVMNTLMNMYAKCQSILKARQLFDRMPNANVISWNAMITGYAHNGALDEALSLFDKMPQKNVVSWTTIITGHAKYGFVEEGLDFFKQMQLAGVKPNPATFISILPACAEKGDVEKGMEIHKTIIESGLLSNVLVSNSLVDMYAKCRSIQKARKLFEKMPRENVVSWNAMIVGYTRNGLVDESLEILKQMQLAGVKSDSSTFVSILPACAKMEALELGMDIHSKIIKSGLLSDVLVVTALIDMYSKCGSIQKSRELFDKMPLRNVVSWTAVITGYVQKGYVEEALEIFKQMQFAGVDPNSITFSSILSACAKIGALEQGMEIHQKIIDTGCLSEAVATTSLIDMYAKCGYIQKACELFEKMKNANLVSWNAILTGYAQNGDLDGVLRIFEEMPQRNVVSWSAIIAGYTQNELVEKALEFFKRMQLAGIKPDSATFATILSACAKMGALEQGIEVHEKLIENGYMSDVVLNALLDMYAKCGSLQKARKVFDKLPQQNVVSWNAMIVGYKQNGLVDKALCIFKQMQLIGINSDSLTFASILPACAKLGALEQGMEIHQKIIKSGSLSDAVVNALIDMYGKCGSIQRSRVLFDKIDHSNVVSWNAMIAGYAMHGYSEDALELFQLMKHSGTELDHITFVSVLFACSHAGLVDDGCKYFNCITDSNIIPNTDHYVCMVDLLGRAGYLEQALNFIIKLPIKPDLVVWMCLLGACRSHKNIGLGEFVATLLFEFEPKSAASYVLLSNIYAEVGRWSELQKLRRVMKDTGIIKTPGCSWIEVHKMVHVFYVGDRLHPQTQEIYAELDKLSWKMKAAGYIPDTKPVLNDVEDEEKELLLCHHSEKLAIAFGLLNTSPGTTITVVKNLRVCGDCHTATKFISKIVERKIVVRDANRFHHFEHGQCSCGDYW; from the coding sequence ATGACAATGCAGATTAATTCAATGCCATCCACTTCCCGTATCAATCTTAAACCCAGAGCACTGTGGGCTAAAAAAATATACACTCACATCAATGACACGAGGCTTACATTTCCCACAAATTTCTTTTCACACAGAACATTTTTCAATATGTATGCCAAGTGTGGGAGCTTAGTGGACGCTCGCAATGCTTTTGAACACAGGACTGACACAGACGTCTTTTCATGGAATATGATGATTGGACAATACAGAAGGCATGGTTTTCCTCAACAGGCATTGACATTGTTTCAGCAAATGCAACTATCAGAGGCTCGACCAGATCAGTTCACTTTCTCGACTATTCTTCCCGCGTGCGCCGACACGAAATCTCTTAAAAATGGCAGGCAGATCCATGGAAAAGTCATTAGATGTGGATTTCAATCCGACCTCATTGTGATGAATACTCTGATGAACATGTATGCAAAATGCCAGAGCATACTGAAGGCACGtcaattgtttgacagaatgcctaatGCAAATGTGATCTCGTGGAATGCGATGATTACAGGGTATGCACATAATGGTGCTCTTGATGAAGCTTTGAGCCTTTTTGATAAAATGCCTCaaaaaaatgtggtctcatggacgaCAATCATAACAGGGCATGCAAAATACGGGTTTGTTGAAGAAGGGTTAGACttttttaagcaaatgcaattagcaggtgtaaaACCTAACCCGGCGACTTTTATAAGCATCCTTCCAGCGTGTGCCGAAAAAGGAGATGTGGAAAAGGGTATGGAAATCCATAAAACAATAATTGAAAGTGGACTTTTGTCAAATGTTTTAGTTTCAAATTCCcttgtagacatgtatgcaaaatgtcgaAGCATCCAGAAGGCGCGCAAATTGTTTGAAAAAATGCCTCGagaaaatgtggtctcatggaatgctatGATAGTGGGATATACTCGAAATGGGCTTGTTGATGAATCCCTAGAAATtcttaagcaaatgcaattggcaggtgtcaAGTCAGACTCATCAACCTTCGTCAGCATCCTTCCAGCATGTGCCAAAATGGAAGCATTAGAACTTGGTATggatatccattcaaaaataatTAAGAGCGGATTATTGTCTGATGTCCTAGTTGTGactgccctgatagacatgtattCAAAATGCGGAAGCATACAGAAATCGCGTGaattatttgacaaaatgcctcttCGAAATGTGGTTTCATGGACTGCAGTAATTACTGGATACGTGCAAAAGGGGTATGTTGAAGAAGCCTTGGAGATATTCAAGCAGATGCAGTTTGCAGGTGTAGATCCAAACTCAATAACATTTTCCAGCATCCTCTCAgcatgtgccaaaataggagctttggaacagggtatggaaatCCATCAAAAAATAATCGACACAGGATGTTTGTCAGAAGCGGTAGCCACGACTTCactgatagacatgtatgcaaaatgtggatatATACAGAAAGCATGTGAACTGTTTgagaaaatgaaaaatgcaaacctTGTCTCGTGGAATGCGATACTTACTGGATATGCTCAAAATGGAGATCTTGATGGGGTTTTAAGGATTTTTGAAGAAATGCCTCAacgaaatgtggtctcatggagtGCAATCATTGCTGGATACACACAAAATGAGCTTGTTGAAAAAGCGTTGGAGTTTTTTAAGCGAATGCAATTGGCGGGAATAAAGCCTGACTCAGCAACCTTTGCCACTATTCTTTCAgcatgtgccaaaatgggagctttggagcaAGGCATAGAGGTCCATGAAAAACTAATAGAAAACGGATACATGTCAGATGTGGTCTTGAACGCCCTTCTGGACATGTACGCAAAATGTGGAAGCTTACAGAAAGCAAGGAAAGTGTTTGATAAACTACCTCAacaaaatgtggtctcatggaatgcaatgattgtaggATATAAACAAAATGGACTTGTTGATAAAGCCTTGTGTATTTTTAAGCAAATGCAGTTGATAGGTATAAATTCAGACTCATTAACTTTCGCAAGCATCCTCCCAGCTTGTGCCAAACTTGGAGCTCTAGAACAGGGTATGGAAATCCATCAAAAGATTATCAAAAGTGGATCTTTGTCAGATGCAGTTGTGAATGCTCTAATAGATATGTATGGCAAATGTGGAAGTATACAGAGGAGCCGTGtattgtttgacaaaattgatcattccaatgttgtatcatggaatgcaatgattgcaggatatgcaatgCATGGCTATAGCGAGGATGCTCTTGAACTCTTCCAACTAATGAAGCATTCTGGAACTGAGCTCGATCATATAACCTTTGTTTCTGTTTTATTTGCATGTAGCCATGCAGGCCTAGTCGATGATGGCTGTAAATACTTCAATTGCATTACTGACTCTAATATAATCCCCAATACAGATCACTATGTAtgcatggttgaccttcttggcCGTGCTGGCTATCTTGAGCAAGCTCTAAATTTTATTATCAAATTGCCAATAAAACCTGATTTAGTTGTATGGATGTGTTTACTTGGTGCTTGTAGATCACATAAGAATATTGGGCTAGGAGAATTTGTGGCGACACTCCTTTTTGAGTTTGAACCTAAAAGTGCTGCATCTTATGTTCTTCTGTCAAACATTTATGCAGAAGTGGGCAGGTGGAGTGAACTTCAAAAGTTAAGGAGAGTGATGAAAGATACAGGAATTATTAAGACACCTGGATGTAGCTGGATTGAAGTCCATAAAATGGTACATGTTTTTTATGTAGGAGACAGATTACACCCACAAACACAGGAGATCTATGCAGAGTTGGATAAATTATCTTGGAAGATGAAGGCAGCAGGGTATATTCCCGATACAAAACCTGTGCTGAATGATGTGGAGGATGAAGAAAAGGAATTACTCCTCTGCCACCATAGTGAGAAGTTGGCTATTGCATTTGGGTTGTTAAACACATCCCCTGGAACAACTATTACAGTTGTCAAGAACCTTCGAGTATGTGGTGACTGCCACACTGCGACTAAGTTTATCTCGAAGATTGTTGAAAGGAAAATTGTTGTGAGAGATGCAAATCGTTTCCATCATTTTGAACATGGGCAATGTTCTTGTGGAGACTATTGGTGA